aaatacataaattcTTAATAACTCTCCAGTAAATAACTCACTATCAAAATGTCAAGGTTGTAGGTAATAACGTCTGGCAGGGTTTTGGCCATAACCTCAGCCACTGTCAAGCCGCCGAAGCGGTTGAGAGCCCTCTTGGCTTTTTTGGCGGCCTCAATCTCGTTCTCCTCCTCCGGCACCTTGCCCTCCTCTGTCTGCTGCTTAGGAGGCCggcctctcttcttcttcaccgGTGTCACAGctaggacagagaggaggaacgtgtaaaaacttattttaaaaaGCTGTTTTGGGTGTAGGGGGAGAATTATTTTGATCATTAACGTCTTCCATACCTTGAGTTGGAACCGCAGGCTGAGGTTGGTGCTGAACACTCTGCTCTTGCTGCTGTGTTGAATTTTGATGCTGAGGGTGGTGCAGGTGtgcaggatgctgctgctgctccctgaCATTCGACTGGTAGGTCAGATCATGGTAGTGATTTTGGGCCGGGGGGTTATAGTTCTGGTAAAAAGGTTCCGGGTAAACAGTTGGTTCCCGGTGGACAGACAGCTCGGCCATGACGAGTTCATCTCTGGGACCTTCTGTGTAATGGCCCACGTTGTGATACGGCATCACATACTGCGCCTCGGGGTGCTGCTGGCTGGACTGGTACCTAGAAAAGAGAGGGTGCAtgagagaaaaaggagaggaggaagaggaggaggataaaaaagttaaaagagagaaggaaaaggaAGGAGAGCAAAAGACGAAAAGGAAACAGGACCCAGACAAAGCAAGAAAGGACAAATTATGTCTGGTGCTCAATGGGGTGCGTGAAGAAGTGGGTGAGGCAAACTTACAAGACAatactcacaaacacacatgcgcTGATATATATACTTGTCTGCATTTCATTCAGTGTAGAGTGTGTAAGTCAAGCTCTGGAAGTATTTTTCCTCACTTTATTGTGGCTGGTTTTGAGTATATAACCTAGAACACTCACTCATTGCACCCAAAAACAGGGTCTTTTAACACCAACATTGTTGCGCGTTCAGGTAAGGCTGACCAGAATGGAATGAAGATAAACAAACAACTGCAAAAACACTGTGATTGTGATTGATATGAAGTCAACCACAGGTCAAACGTGAAGAGTTTGTCCATTCTACAGTTGGCAAAAAGGCTGAGTAAGAAGTCACTGCAGGTGTATTTATGAACCCTGAAGCAAGGGATGGTGTAATAATAACTGCTGGATAATGTCCCAGCCAACATTCGTATGTGGGGCCTatgtgggtagtaaatgggctgaaaaatgggccctatatAGGAATATCCATCGGTTCCATAATGGCCCCATTCTAATTGCCCTTGTGGGTTTCATGCAGGAGTACACTTGGTGTTTTATGGGCCCAATCTGggcaacataaaccaaaacccatctcggccccaggtttaagttctatgtgggAACTACATGGGGGCTACATGGCCTGAAATACgggttgtaagtgggtttgtccacagtttccatgttggtcccatgcactaatttcctaTTAGTGACCCACCTAGAACCCACTTGGTGACCAACTTAGTTGATCCAAGTGGGCgccagataagatgcccattttgggcccatacccacttggtTCCTCAGGTACCCCaagcataacccatgtggggcccacataacctCGTTGGCTTGGGTAGTGTCAAACTTTTAAGAAATATCCTTGTTAATTTGTCAAACTAGCTACAGATAACACAATACAATATCATCATAAAAATTAACTGGCAATCACATATGCtagttaattatatttattgttatatcTGATTCAAGCCATTGGTCACATTCCCATTTAAAGGTATAACATGGTTATTACCCTTAATAATTACACTATCACTTGATACAAgcctaaatatataaaagtgcACAGGTATGTATGATGTAATGTGTCAAATGCTGTGTATTTTTTCTCTGGAAGCCTGAAGCAAGGAATGGTGTAATAATAACTGCTGGATAATGTGTCAAACTTTTAAGAAATATCCTTGTAAATTGGTCAAACCAGCTACAGAGAACACAATATAATATCATCATAGAAATTAACAAATGTcagttaattatatttattgttatatcTGATTCAAGCCATTGGTCACCTTCCCATTTAAAGGTATTACATGGTTATTACCCTTAATAATTACACTATCACTTGCCACaagtctaaatatataaaagtgcACAGGTATGTATGATGCTGTGTATTTTTTCTCCATCATCTCATGCATGAAAATGAAGAGAGATAATAACAGGAGAAGTTTTCTTCATGACCTGCCACCTCCAGCACCAACTCACCACTGCTGGAAATAATCCGTAGGAACCGTCAGAGATGTATACTGGTTTTCTTCCATCTTTAAACTGTTGGACTTATTTGGATAAATGAACATTCATTGTGCTGCTGCCACCAGAAAGCATCATCAGTACAGACTGGAGACacagagagctgtgtggagATTATAGCACACAGACGGAAACATAGCTGGCACAAAGAAGAGACGGATGGACGCAGCTCTACAGGACGATGATGGAAGCTTTCAGCTACAGAGAAGCTAGAAACATCAGAAGGTCTTACAGCTGACTGGAAACCGAAAGTAACCTCTACGTTAACGAGACATAAAGGTAGATGAGCAGACTAACATACCTGTCATACATTTTTGTTCTTTAGTTTTCAAATAAGGAGACGGGGGGCTGGGAATCCTCCCAAAACAAAGACCATTTAAACGCTCAATACTTCCTTTAGTGAAGGTTCAGTGAAGACGTACTGCCTCATGTTGTTAGGAGGTGTTACTGCAGGGGTCAAACTAACATGATTAgttttttgtcattatttgagaaaccttttttaaattttattttatttatttattcattattattattattattattttttattattattatcttttttttcttctattttttatatacatgcatgtgtgtgtgtatgtatgtatgcgtATGTGTATGATATTATTACAACCAACGattgataattaataaataaaacagtatatattatttattaatttaaacatGATTAAATAGAGGGATGATTATAGGAGTGTGTACAAACCACCACTAGATGGCGGTAGGTCCCGGATGTACGGAAGCAGCAGCACGAATTTACACTGCAGAGGAGCGTGGCAGCCAAAGATCATGTATTTCTGTAAAGCGCATCACTCTATAGTGAAAACAGGACCAGTTGAAACTACACACAAATGCGGAAAAGTTCACATCTGAATCCTCCAGATTAGCCAGAGTATTATTCACTCTTTTTCAACTTTCCCCAATGTACTTGTCTTAAAttgaaaataagttatttttccttttttaaattttattttattttatttatttattcattatcattactatttgttatttttttcttctatttttatatatatatatgtatgtgtatgtatgtgtgtatatatatgtatatgtatatatatatttatatatgtatgtgtatgtatgtgtgtatatatatatatatatatatgtatatatacatatatatatatgtgtgtatgtatatgtatatatgtgtgtatgtatatatatatgtgtgtatgtatatgtatatatgtgtgtatgtgtgtatatatgtatatatatatatatatgtacgtgtatacatgtgtatgtatgtatgtgtatttttcttttttttgaaaATAAGACCAATTACAATCCACCCTCAACCAATAAATTCACAAAAGCAGTGTCCATACTAGCACAAATAGTCAAACGGGTGACAGGAAACGTTGTGGTGTCAGCAAAATACAGGCGGAGTGAGAGCTCTGTTTTCTCCTAACTCATCTCCGTGTTAGCTAAACAGCATGACCTGCTTGTGTGTCTCAATGACAGACATTTAGACTTTTAGGTCCACTATGGTGGAAATAAGCTTCATTTTGCAGTCTTTTATTTAAGTGACAGTGAAATAAACAAGGTAAGGTCTTACTAGTGTCACTATATGTCAGTTTGTGTCTATAGCTCAGTCaactgtttctgtttttctaaCTTTTAGCCCTGGTAAGTGTAACATCAGGTCTAACAGTAGCAGCTTAATCACATTGAATACTGGGATCCTGCTACTGGATGTGCTCTGCAGGTTGTTAACAATCTATTCAGTACATGCATGAttagtgtgcatgcatgcatatgaTATTAAAATGGAGTTTTAGTCAGTTAGACAGCCCTAATGGTAATGCATACCCATAGCTATACAGCATCCTAGGATTCAATATGATTGATTATAAACTGTCAAATTATATGGTGCATAGTCCTGATTATGAGGcattattttacaatttttaacttagtttttattgcagcttcagcaacttatacaatcatcatcacattctttcctcctgtattttcattttacagctgtctctttgtttttacacacaatttcacaacttaaaacaggggggggggaacacacaaaaaaaaacaagacttcatCTTAAACTATAATTTCAAATGAATTCAGAGAAAAGGGGAGGACACATACTTAAACAATccaaagaattaaaataaaacaaagtaagataaataaataaatacatttaaataaaaataaatgtggtgaagggtcagaggtcaggtagGGGAAGTGTTTGGAAGGGTATGTGTGTtgtataggtgtgtgtgtgttgtatgggtgtgtgtatgtgcttcgAGAGATGATATGGGTCAGGAAGACAAAGATACAAGTACGATCCaggatatataaaaatattcagATCACCGATCACTATTAGTATAATCATGGCAGGGCTTCGTCTTTTTGGAGTCTAAGGGAATAGGTTATTTGTTCCATGTGGTAAATGTCCCATACCTTCTCAATCCATAAATTGTATGTTGGGGGCTCAGgtattattttactattttaacAGACAATAGCACTTTTTATTTAGcaagaaaaatattttacatCACATTTGCCTTAGGGACTAGTAGGGGATCAGACTAAAAGATTAGATGCTTCTTGATGGCATACAGTTTTGAGTTGTTTACtaatctcttcctctctttttttccagaagTGTGTGAAGATGCCAGCCGGTGTGTCCTGGCCTCGGTACCTGAGGATGCTTGGAGCCAGTGTACTGGCCATGTTTGCAGGAGCACAGGTCGTCCACCAGTACTACCTACCTGATCTGGTGAGGGACTAAATTAACCCCTGTTTCCACACAGTGACCAATTGTTTTGAAAGGTTTGgaaaatacaatacaaagtCTTGCAGTAGTGATGAACATACAACtggctgctgctactgttattACACATAGGATAGTATGTTACACAGCTGAAATATTTTTCAGCTATATAACAACACATGCTACAGGTTCAAGggtctttatttgtcatatgtaaatgccagcaaagcagtcattggcaatgaaaatctttggtctcaatgctcataaaatatgtatatacaaaaggggaaatcacacaagcAAATGTAAAACTAAAATGATAATGTagggcataaaatagtgcagttaaaataaatataattataagtaaataaaaaatagtaatgtaagcggaaatttgtaatttagttaatgacagtatttcaaacaggatgtagtacgtttatgcatgatgagaagtaatgtatgtacacagaggtgtaaacaggattgtagtatgtaataatgagtagtactaaaaatatatatacagagatgtatacaggaatgtagtatgtatagagaaatagtaaatacatatatatatatatatatatatatatatatacagtttgtaaaacacagtatacaatatagtatataatacagtatactgtatgtgttaatATTTTCctgcatttcccataatgcaatttGACAGCCACCACACGGCAGATGTAAAAGTGTTGGCTTTTACTCAAAGATGGTCATACATACTATACAGTAGGGATGAACCAACCAGGACTTTTAAAACCAATTCAAAATCATTTACGTAGCACTACTGTGTCAGTATTGGCCCCAAAAAACCTCCAATGACACTAAAGCCAGACTTTTACTGCTGATGTTTTAGATTGCTGaaaggtttaaaaaaataaaaatacaacaccATCCAACTATTCAGGCCcaatctctctgtgtgtgttttaacagtCTTTCCGTTGTTTTATCTTTCAGAGTGTACCAGAGATCCCACCAAAGCCTGGGGAGCTGAAGACAGAACTGATGGGCTATAAAGTCAGagaagaagctgctgctgctgcgttaCAGCAGCTGAAAGCAGAACAAAAGGTGGACTGATCTGGATTACACATCCTATGTGTGATGGACACTTAATCAAGCAGACTATGTCTAATTTTTGCCAACAGCTAGATGCTGCTACACGCCTGGGAGTGAAGTCATTTCTGGGACATCTGTAAATGGATATTTCCTGTGTTTCGTGTTTTCTTCTGATGGAGCAAACAGGAGTGGAATAAAATGCTACACACTCGGGATAAGGATCTTATTTGACACAAGATCATTTGGTTTATACAACCATGTGTATCCGTCTGTTGTTAATACATCTCTTCATCCTTTTTGAATGTGTTCGCATTTTTACACCAAGTGATGAAATATGTAAGGGAACGCTTTATGAACACACAGTAACTTCTATTCTATTCAAAAGAATATATTTTGCTTGTTTTACCCCTAGAccaaatttatttaaaataaaaatatcaaaCTAAACCTTTGTCATTACTTTGTAGTAAATGTTAGTGTTATATATGGAAATACTGACTTGCATAATTAATtgtcaacaattttgataactGATTTCCAGCTTTTAAAATGTGAAGATGTTATGCTTTTCTCTGTATTGTActgtttgtaaattaaatattttggggttttggacagTTGGCCAGACTAAAGAAGCAACGTCAAAACATCACCTTTAGCTCTAGGAACTTGTGATTTGGCATTTTTCAGTATTCTTTTGACGTTTTGTAGTATAAACTACtaatcagtcaatcaataatgaagccctaatatatatatgatatatatatatataaaatacatataaatatatatatatatatataaaatatgtttcatgTCATTGAGGGATCTCACAAGTATAAACAACtacaaacgtgtgtgtgtgtgcctcaacCGTTGGATGTTGGCGTATCATAGCAACAAGtttaaacaataaatattaaatatatatatatatatttataaataaatatatatataaataaatatgatttataaatatatatattattatttataaatacatttattatttataattatatttttattataattataaattataatttatgatgattattattatattaatatttataattatatatatatacatatatattatatattatttctaaataaaataaatatatatatataaaatataatgtttCATGTCATTGAGGGATCTCACAAGTATAAACAACTAgaaacgtgtgtgtgcgtgtgcctcAACTGTTGGATGTTGGCGTATCATAGCAACAAGtttaaacagaataaatactaaatatatatatatagaaataaatatatatataaataaatattatttataaatatatatattattatttattattatttataaatacatttattatttataattatattttttattataattataaatgataatttatggttattattattatattattattatttataattatatatatatattatatattattatttataaataaaatatatatatatattttatattttttatattttatatatatatgatgtttcATGTCATTGAGGGACCTCACAAGTATATACAATtacaaacgtgtgtgtgtgtgcgtgtgcctcAACCGTTGGATGTTGGGTATCATAGCAACGAGTTTAAACAGAAGTGAGGTGGTAAAGATGGCGACGCAGAAAGAACAAGACGCTGCTGAGTATCTCAAGAAACACAAGATCATCGAGCTGATGGACAACCTGACCAGCATGCTGTTCTTCTACAGACCTGGTTAGAGCTGATCTCAGTTAtagacacaacaacaacaacaaccaaacaTCCTCTACTGAAAAACAGCTATGTTTGCAAAAGCTACCGTTAGATAGCTCAAATAGAAACTAACTAATGAAAAGACCTTTTTAACTTTTAGTCTAGTTGTTCAGTCCCTGTGCTGGACTAGGACTGC
The nucleotide sequence above comes from Sebastes fasciatus isolate fSebFas1 chromosome 4, fSebFas1.pri, whole genome shotgun sequence. Encoded proteins:
- the uqcc6 gene encoding ubiquinol-cytochrome-c reductase complex assembly factor 6, with the translated sequence MPAGVSWPRYLRMLGASVLAMFAGAQVVHQYYLPDLSVPEIPPKPGELKTELMGYKVREEAAAAALQQLKAEQKVD